One segment of Amycolatopsis alba DSM 44262 DNA contains the following:
- a CDS encoding ThuA domain-containing protein, translated as MRRFAVRLALLFVSCLALALAPVTAQAAPAFKVLAFYNGTYDAAHISFVKEANQWFPKTASQNNFSYTATNNWNQLNSLQPSQYQVVLFLDDLPQTSAQRSGFERYMNAGGAFFGFHVAAFNTNPSAWDWYHNRFLGTGGFKSNTWGPTTATLKVENKPHPSTTRLPATFTSSVSEWYAWNNDLRKNPDIKILASVDPVSFPLGTDPNQSWYSGYYPILWTNNKYKMLYANFGHNKMNYETNQPLSSTFASEVQNRFTVDGLLWLGGAKTS; from the coding sequence ATGAGGAGATTCGCGGTCCGGCTCGCTCTGCTGTTCGTTTCGTGTCTCGCGTTGGCACTGGCCCCGGTGACGGCGCAAGCGGCACCCGCGTTCAAGGTGCTGGCGTTCTACAACGGGACCTACGACGCGGCGCACATCAGTTTCGTCAAGGAAGCCAACCAGTGGTTCCCGAAAACCGCGTCGCAGAACAACTTCAGCTACACGGCGACCAACAACTGGAACCAGCTGAACTCGCTGCAGCCCTCGCAGTACCAGGTCGTGCTGTTCCTTGACGACCTGCCGCAGACCTCGGCGCAGCGCTCGGGCTTCGAGCGGTACATGAACGCGGGCGGCGCGTTCTTCGGGTTCCATGTGGCGGCCTTCAATACCAACCCGTCTGCTTGGGACTGGTACCACAACAGGTTCCTCGGCACGGGCGGCTTCAAGTCCAACACCTGGGGGCCGACGACGGCGACGCTGAAGGTGGAGAACAAGCCGCATCCGTCGACCACGCGGCTGCCCGCGACGTTCACCTCTTCGGTGAGCGAGTGGTATGCCTGGAACAACGACCTGCGCAAGAACCCGGACATCAAGATCCTCGCGTCGGTGGACCCGGTGAGCTTCCCGCTCGGGACCGACCCGAATCAGTCCTGGTACAGCGGGTATTACCCGATCCTCTGGACCAACAACAAGTACAAGATGCTGTACGCCAACTTCGGCCACAACAAGATGAACTACGAGACGAACCAGCCGCTGTCGTCGACCTTCGCGAGTGAGGTGCAGAACCGCTTCACCGTCGACGGCCTGCTGTGGCTCGGCGGCGCGAAGACCTCGTAA